A window of Theobroma cacao cultivar B97-61/B2 unplaced genomic scaffold, Criollo_cocoa_genome_V2, whole genome shotgun sequence contains these coding sequences:
- the LOC108663956 gene encoding uncharacterized protein LOC108663956: MFFDRASNALRHGIGAVLVSPEGDHYPVIAKLNFYCTNNVAEYEACVMGLQAAIERKIHILEVYGDSVLVIYQLRGEWETRDLKLVRYHKYVSKLIENFDKICFTHLPREENQMADALATLAAMFKVGTNVKIQPIMINLRECPTHCSSVEEEIDEKPWYHDIVHYLKFQQYPDQSSENDKKTIRRLVMNFFLDGNILYKRSRDQTLLRCVDSAEA; encoded by the coding sequence ATGTTTTTCGACAGAGCTTCGAATGCCTTGAGGCATGGCATAGGGGCGGTGTTAGTGTCACCAGAAGGAGATCATTATCCCGTCATAGCTAAACTCAACTTCTATTGCACCAATAATGTGGCTGAATATGAAGCTTGTGTCATGGGTCTTCAGGCAGCAATCGAGAGGAAAATTCACATTTTGGAAGTGTATGGGGACTCtgttttagttatttatcAGTTGCGAGGAGAATGGGAGACACGTGACTTAAAGTTAGTCCGATATCACAAGTATGTTTCAAAgctaattgaaaattttgataagattTGCTTCACCCATTTGCCCCGAGAGGAGAACCAAATGGCCGATGCATTAGCCACGCTAGCGGCAATGTTCAAAGTTGGTACCAATGTCAAGATTCAACCCATCATGATTAATCTTCGAGAGTGCCCCACACACTGCTCCAGTgtagaagaagaaatagaTGAGAAACCGTGGTACCATGATATTGTGCATTATCTCAAGTTTCAGCAGTACCCGGATCAAAGCtcagaaaatgataagaaaaccaTTAGAAGGTTGGTAATGAATTTCTTCTTGGATGGGAACATCttatacaagagaagtagGGATCAAACGCTTTTGAGATGCGTGGATTCAGCCGAAGCTTAG